In Tepidimonas taiwanensis, the following are encoded in one genomic region:
- a CDS encoding SemiSWEET transporter — translation MGTVWTEWVGAVAAILTTASFVPQAWLTWRTRDVSGISLGMYSVFTTGVALWLAYGVLLGSWPIIVANAITLALALSILVMRIRYGR, via the coding sequence ATGGGCACGGTGTGGACCGAATGGGTGGGGGCGGTCGCCGCGATCCTGACCACCGCGAGCTTCGTTCCCCAGGCCTGGTTGACGTGGCGTACGCGCGACGTCAGCGGCATTTCGCTGGGGATGTACAGCGTCTTCACCACTGGCGTGGCGCTGTGGCTGGCCTATGGCGTGCTGCTCGGGTCGTGGCCGATCATCGTCGCCAACGCGATCACGCTGGCGTTGGCGCTGTCGATACTGGTGATGCGCATCCGCTACGGCCGATGA
- the minE gene encoding cell division topological specificity factor MinE translates to MSLLSFLLGEKKKSAAVAKERLQIILAHERAGRNASEPDYLPALQRDLVAVISKYIAINPDDIKVHLERQDNLEVLEVKIELPETR, encoded by the coding sequence GTGTCCCTGCTGTCTTTCCTGCTCGGGGAAAAGAAAAAATCCGCGGCCGTCGCAAAGGAGCGGTTGCAGATCATCCTGGCCCACGAGCGTGCGGGGCGCAACGCCTCCGAGCCCGACTACCTGCCGGCGCTGCAGCGCGACCTGGTTGCGGTGATCAGCAAGTACATCGCCATCAACCCGGACGACATCAAGGTCCACCTGGAGCGGCAGGACAACCTCGAAGTGCTCGAAGTCAAGATCGAGCTGCCCGAGACGCGCTGA
- the minD gene encoding septum site-determining protein MinD, whose product MAKIVVVTSGKGGVGKTTTSASFATGLALKGHKTVVIDFDVGLRNLDLIMGCERRVVYDFVNVIHGEANLNQALIRDKQVDQLYVLAASQTRDKEALKQEGVERVLNDLLGMGFEYIVCDSPAGIETGALMAMHYADEALVVTNPEVSSVRDSDRILGMLSSKTRRAIEGREPVKEHLLITRYNPNRVQDGQMLSLQDIQDILRIPLIGVIPESEAVLQASNQGVPAIHLQGTDVAEAYKDVIERFLGRDVPLRFTEAEKPSFFKRLFGR is encoded by the coding sequence ATGGCCAAAATCGTCGTCGTCACCTCAGGCAAAGGCGGCGTGGGCAAAACCACGACCAGCGCCTCGTTCGCCACCGGGTTGGCCCTCAAGGGGCACAAGACGGTGGTGATCGATTTCGATGTGGGCCTGCGCAACCTCGACCTCATCATGGGCTGCGAGCGCCGCGTCGTGTACGACTTCGTCAACGTCATCCACGGCGAGGCCAACCTGAATCAGGCGCTGATTCGGGACAAACAGGTCGACCAGCTCTACGTGCTCGCGGCCAGCCAGACGCGCGACAAGGAAGCGCTCAAGCAGGAGGGCGTCGAGCGCGTGCTCAACGACCTGCTGGGCATGGGGTTCGAGTACATCGTCTGCGATTCGCCGGCCGGCATCGAAACCGGTGCGCTGATGGCGATGCACTACGCCGACGAGGCGCTGGTCGTGACCAACCCGGAAGTGTCGTCGGTGCGCGATTCGGACCGCATCCTGGGCATGCTCAGCTCCAAGACCCGGCGCGCAATCGAGGGCCGCGAGCCCGTCAAGGAACACCTGCTGATCACGCGCTACAACCCCAACCGCGTGCAGGACGGCCAGATGCTTTCGCTGCAGGACATCCAGGATATCCTGCGCATCCCGCTGATCGGTGTGATTCCGGAGAGCGAAGCGGTGCTGCAGGCGTCCAACCAGGGCGTGCCGGCCATTCACCTGCAGGGGACCGACGTCGCCGAGGCGTACAAGGACGTCATCGAACGCTTCCTCGGGCGCGACGTGCCGCTGCGCTTCACCGAGGCGGAAAAGCCCAGCTTCTTCAAGCGCCTGTTCGGGAGGTGA
- the minC gene encoding septum site-determining protein MinC encodes MSKTATTPAALDIRHGHMPVAVVRLRGPNVAGVLQEIEQRYGDTPGFFENEPALLDLSDWLGGDATALERQAVLQRLRQIGLAPLAFQGGSPAWQHDLRQQGCVVAEALTPTQTRVARETPAPSSSTTPSAEPPVLSSALVVDRPLRSGQQVYARGRDLVVLAMVNPGAEVIADGHVHVYAPLRGKAIAGARGLTDARVFALSLEAELISIAGVYRTAEHPWPNNVRGRPTQVRLASGPDGDKLLFEPLV; translated from the coding sequence ATGTCCAAAACCGCCACGACACCCGCCGCCCTCGACATCCGCCACGGCCACATGCCGGTGGCGGTCGTTCGGCTGCGCGGACCGAACGTGGCGGGCGTGCTACAGGAGATCGAGCAACGCTACGGTGACACACCCGGGTTTTTCGAGAACGAGCCGGCGTTGCTGGACTTGAGTGACTGGCTGGGCGGCGATGCCACGGCGCTGGAGCGGCAGGCGGTGCTGCAGCGGTTGCGCCAGATCGGCCTGGCGCCGCTTGCCTTTCAGGGCGGCAGCCCCGCGTGGCAGCACGACCTGCGTCAGCAAGGCTGCGTGGTGGCGGAAGCGCTGACGCCCACCCAGACCCGCGTTGCGCGCGAAACCCCTGCACCATCCTCCTCGACCACCCCCAGCGCAGAACCGCCCGTGTTATCGTCGGCCTTGGTTGTCGACCGGCCACTGCGTTCGGGTCAGCAGGTGTACGCGCGCGGCCGCGATCTGGTCGTGCTGGCGATGGTCAACCCGGGCGCTGAGGTGATCGCGGACGGCCACGTCCACGTGTACGCCCCGCTGCGTGGCAAGGCGATCGCTGGCGCGCGCGGCCTGACGGATGCGCGCGTGTTCGCGCTGTCGCTGGAGGCGGAGCTGATCTCGATCGCCGGCGTCTACCGTACCGCCGAGCACCCCTGGCCGAACAACGTGCGTGGCCGGCCGACGCAGGTGCGCCTCGCCAGCGGTCCGGACGGTGACAAGCTGCTGTTCGAACCCCTCGTCTGA
- a CDS encoding heavy-metal-associated domain-containing protein, translating to MQHVFTVDGMSCGHCVKAITQAIRALDPQAQVRVDLDERRVEVESDRSRVALADAIRDEGYTVRD from the coding sequence ATGCAACACGTCTTCACCGTCGACGGCATGTCCTGCGGCCATTGCGTCAAGGCCATCACGCAAGCGATTCGCGCGCTCGACCCGCAGGCGCAGGTCCGCGTGGACCTGGACGAGCGCCGCGTCGAAGTCGAGTCCGACCGGTCGCGCGTCGCCCTCGCCGATGCGATCCGCGACGAAGGCTACACCGTGCGGGACTGA